In Brevibacterium zhoupengii, the following are encoded in one genomic region:
- a CDS encoding acyl-CoA dehydrogenase family protein, with the protein MTHKPRPRPNTPHFMTEERLEIQALAREFARDVVLPLANELDPVEGQFPEWFIKQMADMGFFGILIPEEYGGLGLGVFEYCLVAEELSRAWMSVGGLLARGNGMGGNFSPEQEARMLPKVATGEYLGAFALSEAEAGSDVANIRCKATRADDGGWVINGTKMWCTFADQADYIILFARTSTDEAKRHRGISAFLVEKERGEFPEGMSGTAVKKIGYFGWKTWDLNFDDFHLPADALLGEEDRGFYQAVSGLEVGRAHTAARSIGLAQAALEDSIAYLKQRVQFGHPLADFQHLRFKVADMAAQIEASRALMYHVCTQIDSGARCDKEAAMVKYLAAEMAEKVTSEAVQIHGGAGYTKDFAVERHWRDARLTKIFEGSSEIQMRIISDELLGR; encoded by the coding sequence ATGACGCACAAACCCAGGCCACGCCCGAATACCCCGCACTTCATGACCGAGGAGCGACTGGAGATCCAGGCGCTTGCTCGCGAGTTCGCCCGCGACGTCGTCCTGCCACTCGCGAATGAACTCGACCCGGTTGAGGGTCAGTTCCCAGAGTGGTTTATCAAGCAGATGGCGGACATGGGGTTCTTCGGCATCCTCATCCCCGAAGAGTACGGGGGTCTGGGGCTCGGCGTCTTCGAGTACTGTCTCGTCGCCGAGGAACTCTCCAGAGCGTGGATGAGTGTTGGTGGCCTGTTGGCTCGCGGCAACGGTATGGGTGGCAACTTCTCTCCCGAGCAGGAAGCCAGAATGTTGCCGAAGGTCGCCACCGGTGAATACCTCGGCGCCTTCGCCCTCTCCGAGGCCGAGGCCGGTTCCGATGTGGCGAACATTCGTTGCAAGGCCACGCGTGCTGATGATGGTGGGTGGGTTATCAATGGCACGAAGATGTGGTGCACGTTTGCCGATCAGGCCGACTACATCATTCTCTTCGCCCGCACCTCGACCGACGAAGCCAAGCGTCATCGTGGGATCTCGGCGTTCCTGGTCGAGAAGGAACGTGGTGAGTTCCCGGAGGGTATGTCGGGGACTGCGGTGAAGAAGATCGGGTACTTCGGGTGGAAGACCTGGGATCTGAACTTCGACGACTTCCACCTTCCGGCTGATGCATTGCTGGGTGAGGAAGATCGTGGCTTCTACCAAGCAGTGTCGGGACTTGAGGTCGGGCGTGCGCATACTGCTGCTCGATCCATCGGTCTGGCACAGGCAGCGCTTGAAGACTCGATTGCGTATCTGAAGCAGCGTGTTCAGTTCGGTCACCCGCTCGCTGATTTCCAGCATCTGCGGTTCAAGGTTGCTGACATGGCAGCTCAGATCGAGGCGTCCAGGGCGTTGATGTATCACGTGTGCACGCAGATCGATTCTGGTGCACGCTGTGACAAGGAAGCGGCGATGGTGAAGTACCTGGCGGCTGAGATGGCGGAGAAGGTCACCTCGGAGGCCGTGCAGATCCACGGTGGAGCTGGGTACACGAAGGACTTCGCGGTGGAACGTCATTGGCGTGATGCCAGGTTGACGAAGATCTTCGAAGGCTCCTCGGAGATCCAGATGCGCATCATCTCCGACGAACTGCTCGGACGCTGA
- a CDS encoding AMP-binding protein: MTAQTSTLYGHLASWVEADPQRLALIDPVPADAQSASAQTGGLDHGHIRVTVAGLLNRANQLAALLAEHEVGEGDCVAIWLPSWADTYAWQFAASARGAHVIGVNTRYNVAEVGHVLTKARPKVLVMAHGFRGIDFLATATKAVDESQEDAPTVAVWAVPGASEEPVAADYDLGSGAVIVPADGTTTSATDLSAVEPIAVEPSADRLSVAFTTSGSTGMPKLAAHKETAVVSHSQHVASRVGFEPGDVLVEPLPYSGVFGYSAGMGALFGGSAVLLHPVFNEQELVSAWDHFNGSHFVGADDMLSRVRRVCEESGTRLDSWKWAGVADFQGMSADIAQWAAESFGTRTVGVYGSSEVFALTSFWPVDTPEELRYSGGGRLTDPAYEYRIVDPLSNLDVPEGSEGEVQLRGPNIVDRYLGDKGEGAKNFTTGGWFCTGDLGRAQGPDSFEYVCRMGDVIRLRGFLVDPAEIELHLITHPEVEIVKVVGRNSEAGSPEVVAFVQPVPGTNPDPAEIRAYCKDRLASFKVPTEVRLVETMPVTAGTNGSKIKAAVLREWAAKPLETQK, translated from the coding sequence ATGACCGCACAGACCAGTACTCTCTACGGCCACCTGGCATCGTGGGTCGAGGCCGACCCGCAGCGACTGGCCCTCATCGACCCTGTGCCTGCAGACGCGCAGTCCGCCAGCGCTCAGACCGGCGGCCTCGACCACGGACACATTCGCGTCACCGTGGCTGGTCTTCTCAACCGTGCGAACCAGCTCGCCGCCCTCCTCGCCGAGCACGAAGTCGGTGAGGGCGACTGCGTGGCAATCTGGCTGCCCAGTTGGGCAGACACCTACGCCTGGCAGTTCGCGGCCTCGGCCCGCGGAGCCCACGTCATCGGCGTCAACACTCGCTACAACGTCGCCGAGGTCGGCCATGTCCTCACGAAGGCGCGGCCCAAGGTCCTCGTAATGGCCCACGGATTCCGCGGCATCGACTTTCTTGCCACCGCAACGAAGGCCGTCGACGAATCGCAGGAGGACGCACCCACGGTTGCCGTCTGGGCCGTGCCGGGGGCATCGGAGGAACCTGTTGCCGCCGACTATGACCTCGGTTCCGGGGCAGTGATCGTGCCCGCGGACGGCACCACCACCTCGGCGACGGATTTGTCGGCTGTCGAACCGATTGCAGTCGAGCCCAGCGCGGACCGGCTGTCGGTCGCGTTCACGACCTCAGGGTCGACGGGCATGCCGAAACTGGCCGCCCACAAGGAGACCGCTGTGGTCTCCCATTCGCAGCACGTCGCCTCACGCGTGGGATTCGAGCCCGGCGACGTTCTCGTTGAGCCGCTGCCCTACTCCGGTGTCTTCGGATACTCGGCGGGCATGGGTGCGCTCTTCGGCGGCTCCGCAGTCCTCCTCCACCCTGTCTTCAACGAACAGGAACTTGTCTCGGCCTGGGATCACTTCAACGGCTCCCACTTCGTCGGCGCCGATGACATGCTCTCGCGGGTACGTCGTGTCTGCGAAGAGTCCGGCACTCGCCTGGATTCGTGGAAGTGGGCCGGCGTGGCCGACTTCCAAGGCATGTCCGCAGACATCGCACAATGGGCCGCCGAATCATTCGGCACTCGGACCGTCGGCGTCTACGGTTCTTCCGAAGTCTTCGCGCTGACCTCCTTCTGGCCCGTCGACACGCCCGAAGAGCTCCGCTACTCCGGTGGCGGGCGACTGACCGATCCCGCATACGAGTACCGCATCGTCGATCCCCTCTCGAACCTCGATGTCCCTGAAGGGTCAGAGGGCGAAGTGCAGCTGCGCGGGCCCAATATCGTTGACAGATACCTCGGCGACAAGGGCGAAGGCGCGAAGAACTTCACGACCGGAGGCTGGTTCTGCACCGGCGACCTCGGCCGAGCCCAAGGACCCGACTCCTTCGAATACGTGTGCCGCATGGGCGACGTCATCCGGCTGCGCGGATTCCTCGTCGACCCGGCAGAGATCGAACTCCACCTCATCACCCACCCCGAGGTCGAGATCGTCAAGGTCGTCGGCCGCAACAGTGAAGCGGGGTCCCCTGAAGTGGTCGCCTTCGTCCAGCCCGTGCCAGGGACGAATCCGGATCCGGCCGAGATCAGAGCGTACTGCAAGGATCGTCTGGCCAGCTTCAAGGTTCCCACCGAGGTCCGCCTCGTCGAGACTATGCCCGTCACCGCCGGAACGAACGGGTCGAAGATCAAGGCAGCCGTCCTGCGCGAATGGGCGGCCAAACCGCTCGAGACGCAGAAGTGA
- a CDS encoding alpha/beta fold hydrolase has product MTTLTETTPTTGTTVATTLRAHQLVIDGRLAFVEDWGDIDATPLLALHTAGQSGVQYAHVAADLAALGYRVIVPDFPGHGRSEPSAHGPVTDLGEYAGFALTVLDQLGIDRFVAVGCSIGGKITIDLAVRAGTRIRAAVAMAAGAEAGHVSVRGLTRELNDISTPSRSDRTYWGTRAVVGSAVSEERRTVIARMHCREDPIISNSDLIGWGRHDVSAGLPDIVCPTILVAGEDDLWIDAEAVRRDAASIPRGSFTFLPGIGHYPMEEMSDFASQVDAWVRTLETSDEETETTRS; this is encoded by the coding sequence ATGACGACACTGACCGAAACCACACCGACGACCGGCACGACCGTGGCTACGACACTGCGTGCGCACCAGCTCGTCATCGACGGCCGCCTCGCCTTCGTCGAGGACTGGGGCGACATCGACGCGACCCCGCTGCTGGCCCTGCACACAGCAGGACAGAGCGGCGTCCAGTACGCCCACGTCGCCGCCGACCTCGCGGCCCTGGGATACCGCGTCATCGTCCCCGACTTCCCCGGCCACGGACGCAGCGAACCCTCTGCCCACGGTCCGGTGACCGACCTCGGCGAGTATGCCGGGTTCGCACTCACCGTCCTCGATCAGCTCGGCATCGACCGCTTCGTCGCCGTCGGCTGCTCGATCGGCGGAAAGATCACGATCGATCTCGCCGTACGGGCCGGAACTCGCATCCGGGCCGCGGTCGCGATGGCTGCCGGGGCTGAAGCTGGCCATGTTTCCGTTCGAGGTCTGACCCGCGAGCTCAACGACATCTCGACTCCCTCGCGCAGTGACCGCACCTATTGGGGCACACGCGCCGTCGTCGGCTCCGCGGTCAGCGAGGAACGCCGCACCGTCATCGCCCGCATGCACTGCCGCGAGGACCCGATCATCTCGAACTCGGACCTCATCGGCTGGGGCCGTCACGATGTCAGCGCAGGACTGCCCGACATCGTCTGCCCCACGATCCTCGTCGCCGGTGAGGATGACCTCTGGATCGACGCCGAGGCGGTCCGTCGTGATGCTGCGTCCATCCCTCGAGGATCGTTCACCTTCCTCCCCGGGATCGGGCATTATCCGATGGAGGAGATGAGCGATTTCGCCAGCCAGGTCGACGCATGGGTGCGCACCTTGGAAACCAGCGACGAAGAAACGGAGACCACCCGATCATGA
- a CDS encoding TetR/AcrR family transcriptional regulator, protein MDEHVDKSGRRRAAPRFIDRETVIDAALEVLAAKGFHGASTREIAKAAGTSLSNLYNYFGSKSEILEVVLEDTARTLADSLETAVTAAGDAPLARLDAAVRAYVDFIVEKPRASVVGITEFRYLEGENRAEVVAQRDRTEKVFRTAIAEGVEAGDCDVRNLGSATRGVVTLCNSMSTWYRPDGRLSSAELADLQVDLVFGLVRAAGRPSAAH, encoded by the coding sequence ATGGACGAGCATGTGGACAAGTCAGGCAGGCGGCGGGCTGCGCCACGATTCATCGACCGCGAAACGGTCATCGACGCGGCGCTCGAAGTGCTCGCAGCGAAGGGTTTCCACGGGGCGTCGACGCGTGAGATCGCGAAGGCAGCCGGAACCTCGCTGTCGAACCTCTACAACTACTTCGGTTCGAAGAGCGAGATCCTCGAGGTCGTCCTCGAAGACACCGCCCGCACACTTGCCGATTCGCTTGAGACGGCAGTGACTGCGGCCGGTGACGCACCGCTGGCCAGGCTTGATGCCGCGGTGCGGGCCTACGTCGATTTCATCGTGGAGAAGCCGCGCGCCTCGGTGGTGGGCATCACCGAGTTCCGTTACCTCGAAGGCGAGAACCGCGCCGAGGTGGTTGCTCAGCGCGATCGCACCGAGAAGGTCTTCCGAACCGCCATCGCCGAGGGCGTCGAGGCCGGGGACTGCGATGTGCGCAACCTCGGCTCGGCCACGCGTGGTGTTGTGACCCTGTGCAACTCGATGTCCACGTGGTACCGGCCCGACGGCAGACTTTCGTCTGCCGAACTGGCCGACCTCCAGGTCGATCTCGTGTTCGGTCTCGTGCGTGCCGCGGGTCGTCCCAGCGCCGCGCACTGA
- a CDS encoding nuclear transport factor 2 family protein: MSEQSPSLEERIARLEDIQAIGQLRARYCQALDDGHWDALADTFTADGAFVGLSTARGREEMLEFFPKLNSTTVTSWWHFSSNETVDLDGDSATGTTWLLQPCVVEGESQLAAGRYDDTMVRTADGWKFTERKVSFFFWSSLEAGWDAARFSFPPAAGAADARTMERVENAQSV; this comes from the coding sequence ATGTCTGAGCAGTCACCATCACTCGAGGAGCGCATCGCCCGCCTCGAGGACATCCAGGCGATCGGCCAGCTTCGCGCCCGCTACTGTCAGGCGCTCGACGACGGTCACTGGGATGCTCTGGCTGACACGTTCACCGCCGATGGCGCGTTCGTCGGACTCTCCACAGCCCGCGGTCGCGAGGAGATGCTCGAGTTCTTCCCCAAACTCAACTCGACGACCGTGACCTCGTGGTGGCACTTCAGCTCGAACGAGACCGTCGACCTCGACGGCGACTCGGCCACCGGCACGACCTGGCTGCTCCAGCCCTGTGTCGTCGAGGGTGAATCGCAGCTGGCTGCCGGCCGCTATGACGACACGATGGTCCGCACTGCAGACGGCTGGAAGTTCACCGAGCGCAAGGTCTCGTTCTTCTTCTGGTCCTCACTCGAGGCCGGTTGGGATGCAGCACGCTTCTCGTTCCCACCCGCAGCGGGAGCCGCCGATGCGCGCACCATGGAAAGAGTCGAGAATGCTCAGAGCGTCTGA
- a CDS encoding MFS transporter, which produces MASTIEPPVDRSGPDTADLDLPEESKMTKLASASILATALEWFDFLIYSTASALVFGHIFFPSLEGALGTIASFGTLAVGFIARPLGGIIAGALGDRFGRKGPLVASMVVMGLATTSIGLLPGYETIGIWAPILLITARLVQGLGVGAQWGGATLLLTEHSPIKRRGFYGSLVQLGTVAGIIIGNAFFLCILLFVDEDAFISWGWRVPFLSGILLVTVGIFVQMKIEETPVFKTMQAKANAATADKEIPKVSLLAAVRKYWKQILQAAGAFFVVNGTFYIMISGMLSYGTANVGLSQTTMIMIVCLSVATQIFTIPFFGSWSDRHGRRKIFLLGTVLMAIWAFPFFWLVDTGNPFLVALAIIVGLTLHAMMFGPQAALFAEMFPADVRYFGASLGFQLASVFAGGLAPMIMVSLIEATGTSASVALYIIVMAIITFVAVYTIKERFQADLHETSQEVEEREAREREVSAHV; this is translated from the coding sequence ATGGCCTCAACAATTGAACCGCCCGTCGACCGCTCCGGGCCCGACACCGCCGATCTTGACCTCCCAGAGGAGAGCAAGATGACCAAACTCGCGAGTGCCTCGATCCTCGCGACGGCCCTCGAATGGTTCGACTTCCTCATCTATTCGACCGCCTCGGCGCTGGTCTTCGGTCATATCTTCTTCCCCTCTCTCGAGGGCGCGCTGGGCACAATCGCCTCATTCGGCACCTTGGCCGTCGGCTTCATCGCCCGCCCTCTCGGCGGCATCATCGCCGGCGCACTCGGCGACCGCTTCGGCCGCAAGGGACCACTCGTCGCCTCGATGGTCGTCATGGGTCTGGCCACCACCTCCATCGGACTCCTTCCCGGATACGAGACCATCGGCATCTGGGCACCCATCCTCCTCATCACCGCACGCCTCGTTCAGGGCCTCGGCGTCGGAGCGCAGTGGGGCGGAGCCACTCTGCTGCTGACCGAGCACTCCCCCATCAAGCGCCGTGGGTTCTACGGCTCCCTGGTTCAGCTCGGAACGGTCGCCGGCATCATCATCGGCAACGCGTTCTTCCTCTGCATCCTGCTCTTCGTCGATGAGGACGCCTTCATCTCCTGGGGCTGGCGCGTTCCGTTCCTGTCGGGAATCCTCCTCGTCACGGTCGGCATCTTCGTCCAGATGAAGATCGAAGAGACCCCGGTCTTCAAAACGATGCAGGCCAAGGCCAATGCCGCCACCGCCGACAAGGAGATCCCCAAGGTTTCGCTGCTGGCAGCCGTCCGCAAATACTGGAAGCAGATCCTCCAGGCAGCAGGCGCGTTCTTCGTCGTCAACGGCACCTTCTACATCATGATCTCCGGCATGCTCTCCTACGGCACCGCCAACGTCGGACTCTCGCAGACGACGATGATCATGATCGTCTGCCTCTCCGTCGCCACTCAGATCTTCACAATCCCGTTCTTCGGCTCCTGGTCAGATCGTCACGGACGACGCAAGATCTTCCTCCTCGGCACAGTCCTCATGGCGATCTGGGCATTCCCGTTCTTCTGGCTCGTCGACACCGGCAACCCGTTCCTCGTCGCCCTTGCGATCATCGTCGGCCTCACCCTCCACGCCATGATGTTCGGCCCACAGGCCGCTCTCTTCGCAGAGATGTTTCCTGCCGATGTCCGCTACTTCGGTGCTTCGCTGGGCTTCCAGCTCGCCAGTGTCTTCGCCGGCGGCTTGGCCCCGATGATCATGGTCTCGCTCATCGAAGCCACAGGGACCTCCGCGAGCGTGGCGCTCTACATCATCGTCATGGCCATCATCACCTTCGTCGCCGTGTACACGATCAAGGAGCGCTTCCAGGCCGACCTGCACGAAACCTCGCAGGAAGTCGAAGAGCGTGAGGCCCGCGAAAGGGAGGTATCCGCACATGTCTGA
- a CDS encoding MaoC/PaaZ C-terminal domain-containing protein, with protein MTQESKKKHEEMCADRRFISTDHSLYYEDMDAGQIYRSSSRTLSEADLTMFSMFSGDWNQVHSDAEYMDANGGKRLLHGVLGIAVITGLMDKAGWFTSSAIAMTGIDDWTFKRPLYIGDTVTMEMVILGKRLVSAGDKGLLDRQFTLYNQHGEIAQQGRCGFLLKLRGEGAASVQDW; from the coding sequence ATGACGCAGGAATCCAAGAAGAAGCACGAGGAGATGTGCGCTGACCGCAGGTTCATCTCCACCGATCACAGCCTCTATTACGAGGACATGGATGCCGGCCAGATCTATCGATCCTCGTCACGGACTCTCTCGGAGGCCGACCTGACCATGTTCTCGATGTTCTCCGGTGACTGGAATCAGGTGCACTCCGACGCCGAGTACATGGACGCGAACGGCGGGAAGCGCCTCCTTCACGGAGTGCTGGGGATCGCGGTGATCACAGGGCTCATGGACAAAGCCGGCTGGTTCACCAGTTCCGCGATCGCGATGACCGGCATCGACGACTGGACGTTCAAGCGGCCGCTCTACATCGGCGACACCGTGACCATGGAGATGGTGATCCTCGGCAAGCGCTTAGTTTCGGCCGGGGACAAAGGCCTCCTCGATCGGCAGTTCACCCTGTACAACCAGCACGGGGAGATCGCCCAGCAGGGACGCTGCGGCTTCCTCCTCAAACTTCGAGGCGAAGGCGCAGCCTCCGTGCAGGACTGGTGA
- a CDS encoding amino acid ABC transporter ATP-binding protein: MTTTSATTSIISIKNLKKSFGSNQVLTDINLEVDKGEVVCVVGPSGSGKSTMLRCINTLETPTGGSIVVDGMDMTDLDLDIDAARTRIGMVFQSFNLFGHLTVRENLTVAQIKVLGRSKAEAEKVAESNLAKVGLSEKIDAKPSSLSGGQQQRVAIARALSMDPDVMLFDEPTSALDPETVGDVLQVMRNLAEAGMTMVVVTHEMEFARQVADRVIFMDGGYVVEAGPAKEVIGNPQQQRTKDFLARVLNPGQLG; encoded by the coding sequence ATGACCACAACATCTGCCACAACTTCGATCATCTCGATCAAGAACCTCAAGAAGAGCTTCGGCTCGAACCAAGTGCTCACCGACATCAACCTCGAGGTCGACAAGGGTGAGGTCGTCTGCGTCGTCGGGCCCTCGGGCTCGGGCAAGTCGACGATGCTGCGCTGCATCAATACACTCGAGACACCCACCGGTGGGTCCATTGTCGTCGACGGCATGGACATGACGGACCTCGATCTCGACATCGATGCCGCCCGCACTCGCATCGGCATGGTCTTCCAGTCGTTCAATCTCTTCGGCCACCTGACCGTGCGTGAGAATCTCACCGTCGCCCAGATCAAGGTGCTGGGGCGCTCGAAGGCGGAGGCCGAGAAGGTCGCCGAGTCGAACCTGGCGAAGGTGGGCCTGTCGGAGAAGATCGACGCGAAGCCCTCATCCCTGTCCGGCGGTCAGCAGCAGCGTGTGGCTATCGCGAGAGCTCTGAGCATGGACCCCGACGTCATGCTCTTCGACGAGCCCACCTCGGCATTGGACCCAGAGACCGTGGGCGATGTCCTCCAGGTCATGCGCAACCTCGCCGAGGCGGGAATGACGATGGTCGTCGTCACTCACGAGATGGAGTTCGCCCGGCAGGTCGCTGACCGTGTGATCTTCATGGACGGCGGGTACGTCGTCGAGGCAGGCCCGGCGAAAGAGGTCATCGGCAATCCGCAGCAGCAGCGGACGAAGGACTTCCTCGCCCGCGTCCTCAATCCCGGCCAGCTGGGCTAG
- a CDS encoding amino acid ABC transporter permease translates to MSKRKKAKISRGIQYGILLVIVIAIIAVADWPTLIDTFGRVDIAVSMFPEVITKALKNTVIFTALGFVLGLIVAIVLALMRLSSVGIYRWISFAYIEFFRGLPALVVFLVMGFGLPVAFQGFNLPQLVIIMIALALVSSAYMAETIRAGIQAVPKGQVEAARSLGMSSSRAMFTIVLPQAMRIILPPLTNELILLTKDSSLAYILGSSVDGRELAALGRAEIVNSANLTPFIVIAVCYLIITIPLSYLSRVLERKYGSAEPGVK, encoded by the coding sequence ATGAGCAAACGCAAGAAGGCCAAGATCTCCCGCGGAATCCAATACGGGATTCTGCTCGTCATCGTCATCGCCATCATCGCCGTGGCCGACTGGCCCACTCTCATCGACACCTTCGGTCGCGTGGACATCGCAGTCAGCATGTTCCCCGAAGTCATCACCAAGGCCCTGAAGAACACCGTGATCTTCACGGCCCTCGGCTTCGTGCTCGGGCTGATCGTCGCGATCGTGCTCGCGCTCATGCGCCTGTCCTCGGTCGGCATCTACAGGTGGATCTCATTCGCCTACATCGAGTTCTTCCGTGGGCTGCCTGCCCTCGTCGTCTTCCTCGTCATGGGATTCGGACTCCCCGTTGCCTTCCAGGGATTCAATCTTCCGCAGCTGGTCATCATCATGATCGCGCTGGCCCTCGTGTCCTCTGCCTATATGGCCGAGACGATCCGAGCCGGCATCCAGGCCGTGCCCAAGGGACAGGTCGAGGCGGCTCGATCCCTGGGCATGTCCTCATCGCGGGCAATGTTCACCATCGTGCTGCCCCAGGCGATGCGCATCATCCTGCCGCCGCTGACAAATGAGCTCATCCTGCTCACCAAGGACTCTTCACTGGCCTATATCCTCGGGTCCTCGGTCGACGGGCGCGAGCTCGCCGCACTGGGCCGCGCCGAGATCGTCAACTCCGCGAACCTCACCCCATTCATCGTCATCGCAGTCTGCTACCTCATCATCACGATTCCGCTGTCGTATCTCTCACGGGTCCTCGAACGCAAATACGGTTCTGCCGAGCCAGGAGTGAAGTAA
- a CDS encoding basic amino acid ABC transporter substrate-binding protein: MKRRLTLATVAVGAMLALSACGGGGESEPAATGEGGVPLVKEGKLTTCTHLSYQPFQFEKDGEVVGFDVDIVDAVAKKLGVEQEIVNTPFETITTGAAFNQDQCDVAAAAMTITPEREEAIGFSEPYFAANQAVLTKDDKTAKDADALKDFKVGAQAGTTGLDYATENFKDAEVITYEDLPLSLEALKNGQADAVINDNGVLYDYAANNDGFAVGFDIDTGEHYGIGMKQDNAEMKKAVDETIKELKDNGEYDKIYKKWFNQEPPKE, translated from the coding sequence ATGAAACGACGCTTGACTCTGGCCACAGTGGCCGTCGGCGCCATGCTCGCTCTGTCCGCGTGCGGCGGCGGTGGCGAATCGGAACCGGCAGCGACCGGCGAAGGTGGTGTCCCCCTCGTCAAAGAGGGCAAGCTGACAACCTGCACCCACCTGTCCTATCAGCCATTCCAGTTCGAGAAGGACGGCGAGGTCGTCGGCTTCGACGTCGATATCGTCGATGCCGTGGCGAAGAAGCTCGGAGTCGAGCAGGAGATCGTCAACACCCCGTTCGAAACCATCACCACCGGGGCCGCATTCAACCAGGACCAGTGCGACGTTGCCGCCGCGGCGATGACCATCACGCCCGAGCGTGAGGAGGCCATCGGCTTCTCCGAACCGTACTTCGCCGCCAACCAGGCTGTCCTGACCAAGGATGACAAGACCGCGAAGGATGCCGACGCGCTCAAGGACTTCAAGGTCGGCGCGCAGGCGGGCACCACCGGGCTCGACTATGCGACAGAGAACTTCAAAGACGCCGAGGTCATCACCTACGAGGACCTCCCCCTCTCCCTCGAAGCGCTGAAGAACGGCCAGGCCGACGCGGTCATCAATGACAACGGCGTTCTCTACGACTATGCCGCGAACAACGACGGCTTCGCGGTCGGCTTCGACATCGACACCGGTGAGCACTACGGCATCGGCATGAAGCAGGACAATGCCGAGATGAAGAAGGCCGTCGACGAGACCATCAAGGAACTCAAGGACAACGGCGAGTACGACAAGATCTACAAGAAGTGGTTCAACCAGGAGCCACCCAAGGAATGA
- a CDS encoding FABP family protein, which yields MTLPPQLQPLIGTWRGTGSGHYPTIEPFSYTEELVFRDVGKPFLVYQQRTSSPEGHPMHMETGFLRSPTPLSVEFVLAQPTGHTELAEGTLTSTEDGLVLELQSPQVLVAASAKSVQATARTYRLTNDQLSVDFSMAAVGATMTHHLHSDLARAED from the coding sequence ATGACACTTCCGCCACAACTGCAGCCCTTGATCGGCACTTGGCGGGGCACCGGATCGGGTCACTACCCCACGATCGAGCCCTTCAGCTATACCGAAGAACTGGTCTTCCGCGATGTCGGCAAACCCTTCCTGGTCTATCAGCAGCGCACCTCGTCACCCGAGGGGCACCCCATGCACATGGAAACCGGGTTCCTGCGCAGCCCCACTCCCTTAAGCGTCGAATTCGTCCTGGCCCAACCGACCGGGCACACGGAATTGGCCGAAGGCACCCTGACCTCGACCGAAGACGGGCTCGTCCTCGAACTGCAGTCACCACAGGTCCTCGTGGCCGCATCGGCGAAGTCGGTCCAGGCAACTGCCCGCACCTACCGGCTGACGAACGATCAGCTGTCGGTCGACTTCTCTATGGCCGCCGTTGGCGCGACCATGACCCACCATCTCCATTCGGACCTGGCCAGAGCCGAAGACTGA